A window from Suncus etruscus isolate mSunEtr1 chromosome 18, mSunEtr1.pri.cur, whole genome shotgun sequence encodes these proteins:
- the MRPS10 gene encoding 28S ribosomal protein S10, mitochondrial yields the protein MAARMALGAACRRLWQGSRDFSVNSSKSRIARNDGFVLTSSMKWVQFSNLHIDVPKELTKPTITVTDEPDTLYKRLSVLVKGHDRAVLDSYEYFAVLAAKELGISVKVHEPPRKIERLTLLKSVHIFKKHRVQYEMRTLYRCLELEHLTGSTADVYLEYIQRNLPEGIAMEVTKTKLEKLPEHIKKPIWETTPKGKEENKS from the exons GGTTCAAGAGATTTTTCCGTAAATAGCTCCAAGAGCAGGATTGCCAGAAACGATGGCTTTGTTCT CACCTCCAGCATGAAGTGGGTGCAGTTTTCAAACCTGCACATCGATGTGCCCAAGGAATTGACAAAGCCCACG aTCACTGTAACAGATGAGCCAGACACGTTATACAAGCGCCTGTCAGTCTTAGTGAAAGGCCACGATAGGGCTGTATTAGACAGCTACGAGTATTTCGCTGTGCTTGCTGCTAAAGAGCTTGGGATCTCTGTTAAAGT GCATGAACCACCAAGGAAGATAGAGAGACTTACTCTTCTAAAGTCAGTGCATATTTTCAAGAAACATAGAGTTCAGTATGAAATGAGAACACTATATAGATGTTTAGAG TTAGAACACCTAACTGGAAGCACAGCCGATGTCTACTTGGAATATATTCAGCGCAATCTTCCTGAAGGCATTGCTATGGAAGTTACAAAG acAAAACTAGAAAAGTTACCAGAACACATTAAGAAACCAATCTGGGAAACAACAcccaaaggaaaagaagagaacaaaTCATAA